One genomic region from Amaranthus tricolor cultivar Red isolate AtriRed21 chromosome 12, ASM2621246v1, whole genome shotgun sequence encodes:
- the LOC130828282 gene encoding uncharacterized protein LOC130828282 isoform X3, which yields MAAVISSSPFSPSFQYTTVNSSSSFKIPKLIKIQYSNPFSSISSTYGYSFLLVDIQHGKAHRRLSRIYCKTVTDPEDQVQSTGVKVALSMLNFYKREISPLLPKSCRYVPSCSEYSMIAYKKYGVVKGTVLTAYRLCRCNPLEDVTFG from the exons ATGGCAGCTGTAATCTCAAGTTCCCCATTTTCTCCCAGTTTTCAATATACGACTGtaaattcttcttcttctttcaaAATCCCCAAACTTATCAAAATtcaatattccaatccattttCATCAATAAGTTCAACATATGGTTATTCCTTTTTATTGGTTGACATACAACATGGTAAAGCTCATCGACGTCTCTCTCGAATTTATTGTAAAACTGTAACAGACCCAGAAGATCAAGTGCAAAGTACAGGTGTTAAAGTTGCATTATCAATGCTCAATTTTTACAAGA GAGAAATTTCGCCGTTGTTGCCGAAGAGTTGCCGTTATGTGCCATCATGTAGTGAATATTCTATGATTGCTTACAAGAAATATGGGGTTGTTAAGGGAACTGTCTTGACTGCTTACCGTCTTTGTCGCTGCAACCCTCTTG AAGATGTTACATTTGGCTAG